One Ilumatobacter coccineus YM16-304 genomic window, ACTCACGCCGGGCGCCAACATCATCAAGCTGCCCAACATCTCGGCCTCGATCCCGCAGCTCAAGGCAGCCATCGCCGAACTCCAGGGGCTCGGCTACGACCTCCCCGACTTCCCCGACGATCCCGAGACCGACGACGAGCGGGCCATTCGCGCCAAGTACTCGGTCGCGCTGGGCTCGGCGGTCAACCCGGTGCTGCGTCAGGGCAACTCCGACCGTCGTGCGCCCAAGGCCGTCAAGGAATACGCCCGCAAGAACCCGCATTCGATGGGGGCCTGGTCGTCCGACTCCAAGACCCACGTCGCCACGATGAGCGGCGACGACTTCGCCTCCAACGAGCAGTCGGTCACCATCGGTGACGCCGGAACCGTGCGCATCGAACACGTCGACGCCGACGGTGCGGTCACGGTGCTCAAGCCCGACTTCCCGGTGCTCGCCGGTGAGGTCGTCGACTCGACGGTCATGAGCGTGGCAGCGCTTCGTTCCTTCCTCGCCGACCAGGTCGCCGGGGCCAAGGCCAGCGGCGTGCTCTTCTCGCTCCACATGAAGGCGACCATGATGAAGGTGTCCGACCCGATCATCTTCGGGCACGCCGTCGAAGTCTTCTACGCCGACGTCTTCGAGAAGTACGGCGACGTGCTCGAAGCTGCCGGCGCCAACCCGCGCAACGGCCTCGGCGGTGTGCTGTCGGCGCTCGACTCGGTGCCGGCCGACCAGCGTGCCGAGATCGAGGCGGCGTTCGACGCCGCATCGGCCGCCGGCCCCGACCTCGCCATGGTCGACTCCGACAACGGCATCACCAACCTCCACGTTCCGTCCGACGTGATCATCGACGCCTCGATGCCGGCGATGATCCGTGACTCCGGAAAGATGTGGAACAAGGACGGCGAGCGCCAGGACGCCAAGGCCGTCATCCCCGACTCGTCGTACGCCGGTGTCTACCAGGCGACGATCGACGACTGCATCGCCAACGGCGCCTTCGACCCGACCACCATGGGCAGCGTGCCCAACGTCGGGCTCATGGCGCAGAAGGCCGAAGAGTACGGCAGCCACGACAAGACCTTCGAGGCCCCGTCAGCCGGCACCATGCGCGTCGTCTCGGGCGACGGTGACGTGCTCATGTCGCACAGCGTCGATGCCGGCGACATCTTCCGCGCCTGCCAGACCAAAGACGAGCCGATTCGCGACTGGGTCCGCCTCGCCGTGAGCCGAGCCCGTGCAACCGGCAGCCCGGCCGTGTTCTGGCTCGACGCCGGTCGTGCGCACGACGCCCAGCTCATCGAGAAGGTCAACACCTACCTCGCCGATCACGACACCGACGGTCTGCAGATCGAGATCATGGCGCCGACCGAGGCGACCAAGTTCTCCCTCGAACGCATCCGCCGCGGCGACGACACCATCTCGGTCACCGGCAACGTGCTGCGCGACTACAACACCGACCTGTTCCCGATCCTCGAACTCGGCACCTCGGCCAAGATGCTCTCGGTCGTACCGCTGCTCAACGGTGGTGGCCTCTTCGAGACCGGCGCCGGAGGCTCTGCTCCGAAGCACGTGCAACAGCTCGTCAAGGAGAACTACCTGCGTTGGGATTCGCTCGGTGAGTTCCTCGCCATCGCCGTGTCGTTCGAGCACCTCGCCGAGGTGACCGGCAACGAGGCGGCCAAGATGCTGGGCGACGCACTCGACGTCGCCACCGGACAACTGCTCGAGAACGGCAAGTCGCCGGCCCGCCGGCTGGGTCAGATCGACAACCGGGGCAGCCACTTCTACATCGCGCTCTACTGGGCACAGGCGCTCGCCTCGCAGAGCGAGAACCCCGACGTGGCCGCCCGCTTCGCCCCGCTGGCCGCGGCGCTCACCGACAACGAAGACACCATCAACGCCGAACTCCTCGGCGTGCAGGGTCAACCGGCCGACATCGGCGGCTACTACCAGCCCGACGACGTCAAGGCCGACGCCGTCATGCGCCCGAGCGCCACGCTCAACCGAGTTCTCGACACGCTCTGAGCGTGTCGCCCGCCGCTGGTCGACCGCACCCACGCGGTGCGGTCGACCCCTGGCGGGACCTGCTGCCGCGTCACGGACGCGGCGGTCGGGACGTGACGACCGGAATCAGCGGCGGGCGATCCGCATCGACCCGACGCCCACGGTCAGCAGGGCAATGGCCGCCAGCGCGAGCGTCGTACTGTCGGCACCACCGGTCTCGGGCAACTCCATCACCGGTGCCATCGTCGTCGGTGCTGCCGTGGTGGGCGCCGCCGTGGTGGGCGCCGCCGTGGTCGGTGCTGCCGTGGTGGGTGCCGCGGTCGTCGGCGGGACGGTCGTCGTGGGGGCCACCGTGGTCGTCGGCGCCAGCGTGGTCGACGGTGCCGTCGGCGCGTCGTCGTCGAGCATCACGACACAGAAGATCTCGCCGAACGGCACGGTGTTCCAGGTGGCGCCATCGGTCGTCGACGAGCCGTCGTCCGACGTGCAGGTGATGGTGGTCGTGTAGCCGTCGACCGCAGGTGACGTGAGCTCGCCCGGCCCGGTCGGAATGGCGTTGATGTAGCACGTGCCGCCGTCGGTCGTGAGGCACTTGTTGTCGACGTCGCCGTCGCTGCCACCCGTGGTGCCACCGCCGAGAGCGGGGTGCTCGAACGTGACCGTGGTGCCGTCGAGCGTGCCGCCGTCGTCGTTCACCACCATCACGTCGACGACGATGACGGCCTCGTCGCTCTGGGCGGAGGCCGTGGAGCCCGCCCCGAGCGCGATCAGTGCCGCCGCGGCGACTGTCGCCGCGAACGGGCGAGGGGAGCGGATGTTCACTGCTGAGTTGAGTCGCATCGGGACATGGTCCACGATGCGACTCAAGACTCACTCAGATCGGGCGTCGCCGCCCGGGCGGGTCAGCCCCGCGATTCGATGTCGACGTAGTCGCGCGTGTCGGCGCCGGCGTACCACTGGCGCGGACGGCTGATCTTCTGATCCTGCTCGAGCAGTTCCTGCCAGTGCGCCAACCAACCCGACATGCGCGGGATGGCGAACAGCACGGTGAACATTTCGACCGGGAAGTTGAGCGCCTGGTAGATCAGACCCGAGTAGAAGTCGACGTTCGGGTACAGCTTGCGGTCGACGAAGTACGGGTCTTCGAGGGCCACTTCTTCGAGCTTGAGCGCGATGTCGAGCAGCGGGCTCTTGCCCGTGGTCTCGAACACGTCGTAGGCGGCTTCCTTGATGATCTTCGCCCGGGGGTCGTAGTTCTTGTAGACCCGGTGACCGAAGCCCATGAGGCGGCCTTCGCCGCGCTTGACCGACTCGACGAACGCCGGAACGTTGTCGATCGAGCCGATGTCGTTGAGCATGTGGATGACGGCCTCGTTGGCACCGCCGTGACGGGGGCCGTAGAGCGCTGCGGCAGCGCCGGCCGCCGACGAGTACGGGTCGGCGTGGCTCGAACCGATGACGCGCATCGCCGTGGTGCCACAGTTCTGCTCGTGATCGGCGTGGAGGATGAACAAGATGTCCATCGCCCGCTCGAGCTTCGGGTCGACTTCGTAGTCGCCCACCTTCCACATCATGTTGAGGAAGTTGGCCGGGTACGACAGTTCGTTCTCGGGCACGTTGAACGGCAGGCCGACCGAGAAGCGGTAGCACATGGCCGCGATGGTCGGGCTCTTGGCGATCAGGCGCAGGATCTGGTGGTTGCGGGCCTCGGGGTCTTCGATGAGCTTGGCGTCGTCGTAGAACGTGCCGAGGGCTGCGAGGGCGGAGGTGAACATGCCCATCGGGTGAGCGTCGTAGTGGAAACCGTCGACGAACCGCTTGCGCATGTTCTCGTGGATGAACGTGTGGTTCGTGACGTCGTGGCGCCAGTTGGCGAGCTGCTCGGTCGTGGGGAGCTCCCCGAAGATGAGGAGGTAGGCGACTTCGAGGTAGGTCGACTTCTCGGCGAGCTGCTCGATCGGGTAGCCGCGGTAGCGCAGGATGCCGTTGGCGCCGTCGAGATACGTGATCTCGGACTTGGTGGCGGCGGTCGACAGGTACGCCGGGTCGAACATGTAGAGATTGGGGTCGAG contains:
- a CDS encoding citrate synthase produces the protein MPETITITDDRTGKTVTVPIEGGVFPSSALRELDPNLYMFDPAYLSTAATKSEITYLDGANGILRYRGYPIEQLAEKSTYLEVAYLLIFGELPTTEQLANWRHDVTNHTFIHENMRKRFVDGFHYDAHPMGMFTSALAALGTFYDDAKLIEDPEARNHQILRLIAKSPTIAAMCYRFSVGLPFNVPENELSYPANFLNMMWKVGDYEVDPKLERAMDILFILHADHEQNCGTTAMRVIGSSHADPYSSAAGAAAALYGPRHGGANEAVIHMLNDIGSIDNVPAFVESVKRGEGRLMGFGHRVYKNYDPRAKIIKEAAYDVFETTGKSPLLDIALKLEEVALEDPYFVDRKLYPNVDFYSGLIYQALNFPVEMFTVLFAIPRMSGWLAHWQELLEQDQKISRPRQWYAGADTRDYVDIESRG
- a CDS encoding LPXTG cell wall anchor domain-containing protein, with the translated sequence MRLNSAVNIRSPRPFAATVAAAALIALGAGSTASAQSDEAVIVVDVMVVNDDGGTLDGTTVTFEHPALGGGTTGGSDGDVDNKCLTTDGGTCYINAIPTGPGELTSPAVDGYTTTITCTSDDGSSTTDGATWNTVPFGEIFCVVMLDDDAPTAPSTTLAPTTTVAPTTTVPPTTAAPTTAAPTTAAPTTAAPTTAAPTTMAPVMELPETGGADSTTLALAAIALLTVGVGSMRIARR
- a CDS encoding NADP-dependent isocitrate dehydrogenase is translated as MTESTIIYTITDEAPAMATYSLLPIVKAFAGAAGVEVETRDISLAARVLAQFPERLTPEQQTPDALTELGEIALTPGANIIKLPNISASIPQLKAAIAELQGLGYDLPDFPDDPETDDERAIRAKYSVALGSAVNPVLRQGNSDRRAPKAVKEYARKNPHSMGAWSSDSKTHVATMSGDDFASNEQSVTIGDAGTVRIEHVDADGAVTVLKPDFPVLAGEVVDSTVMSVAALRSFLADQVAGAKASGVLFSLHMKATMMKVSDPIIFGHAVEVFYADVFEKYGDVLEAAGANPRNGLGGVLSALDSVPADQRAEIEAAFDAASAAGPDLAMVDSDNGITNLHVPSDVIIDASMPAMIRDSGKMWNKDGERQDAKAVIPDSSYAGVYQATIDDCIANGAFDPTTMGSVPNVGLMAQKAEEYGSHDKTFEAPSAGTMRVVSGDGDVLMSHSVDAGDIFRACQTKDEPIRDWVRLAVSRARATGSPAVFWLDAGRAHDAQLIEKVNTYLADHDTDGLQIEIMAPTEATKFSLERIRRGDDTISVTGNVLRDYNTDLFPILELGTSAKMLSVVPLLNGGGLFETGAGGSAPKHVQQLVKENYLRWDSLGEFLAIAVSFEHLAEVTGNEAAKMLGDALDVATGQLLENGKSPARRLGQIDNRGSHFYIALYWAQALASQSENPDVAARFAPLAAALTDNEDTINAELLGVQGQPADIGGYYQPDDVKADAVMRPSATLNRVLDTL